The nucleotide sequence GATCAGGAGCCTGAAGTTTCCCCTGATCAGGACCGGATTTCAAGTACGGCTTGCCGTACCCAATTTCCACTCGGGTAAGAGCGTATGCGTGCGTATGCATGCGTACGCGTGCGGTGAAGTTACTAGAAACATATAGTGACTTTTCATAGAGCCAACTATCAAAATTCATTTTCGTAGGTGACTAAAACTAGTTATAGAAAACGAATGCGCCACAACAATCGTATAACCTCAACCTTCTAACATAGTCTGCCTCATGGTCTCCAGTATTTTGTTTGCTCTTTGAGAAGAACATCAATTCTTTTGCAGCGGAGTTATTAATACAAAACGTAATTGTCAGAAAGCagcgaaaaatatatatttgattatatttacaaaataagtTTGGTGTAATTTTTCAAcgtaagttaaaaaaaaacattagtATAGTTATTAGTTATCTATAAGGGGATGTCGGAGCAAAAAACACTGGTTTTCATTTacgcttaattttttaaataaagcttgcaataaAAACCAACGAACTGCacgtcgttattattattattaccttCAATGTCTATGTCGTCAAGAGATggataatgaaaattatgcTGAAATTGGATTACTGCTGGTGGAGCTAACTCAAGTATTCATCGAGTTAGAGGAATACCTTgatagaaagagaaagaaattcAGGAGATGGTGGAGCAAGCCGTTAATTCGCCAAAACTATTTGAGTGGATATGGTGGTTATGCTATGGTATTTCGGTATTTCCAACTAAATGATGAGGAGCAGTTCATACATTTTACTAGGATGAATGTACAGACATATAATTATGTCTATGATCTTATTAGAGATAGATTAGTAAAAAGATCTCGCAGAACGCATTTGCCACCTGAGTTGAGATTCAGTTTAACTTTAAagtaagaaaaatattttaatatcaaataaattatttactgTGTAATTGTCTTcaacataaaatatatatttttcttttagctATTTGGCGCATGCTGATTCTATTAGGAaacaagaatatttttatagtattGGTTTATCTACAGTCAAACAAATTATACCTGAAGTATGTGCTGTGTTGTGTGAAGTTCTCGTGCCACTATTCCTGCAATTTCCTTCAACTCAACAATTTGAAGTAATAGCAAGCGATTTTATGCAAGATTTGTACTTTCCAAACTGCATAGGAGCTATTGATGGAAGACACTGCAGAATCGACAAACCTCCTGGTAGCGGcagtttatttttcaattataaacatttttacagcATTGTTTTAATGGCATCCTGTGATTCCAAACAACGTTTCACCTGGGCAACTGTTGGAGATTATGGTGAGATATGTGTAACAATAAATGTATGTTTATGAAATATGTAATGTATAAAATTGTTAAAgaatgtaaatttatttataggaTCTTGCAATGACGCTGGCATATTTGCTGAGAGCGATTTAGGACAAGCTTTATCGCAAAATCAAATCCAGCTACCACCTTCACAACTACCGCCAAATTCAGAAGTACGGAGTCCCTACGTATTAATTGGAGATGGAGGCTTTCCGTTAAAACCGTATCTAATGAAGCC is from Nasonia vitripennis strain AsymCx chromosome 1, Nvit_psr_1.1, whole genome shotgun sequence and encodes:
- the LOC103316543 gene encoding protein ALP1-like, with amino-acid sequence MDNENYAEIGLLLVELTQVFIELEEYLDRKRKKFRRWWSKPLIRQNYLSGYGGYAMVFRYFQLNDEEQFIHFTRMNVQTYNYVYDLIRDRLVKRSRRTHLPPELRFSLTLNYLAHADSIRKQEYFYSIGLSTVKQIIPEVCAVLCEVLVPLFLQFPSTQQFEVIASDFMQDLYFPNCIGAIDGRHCRIDKPPGSGSLFFNYKHFYSIVLMASCDSKQRFTWATVGDYGSCNDAGIFAESDLGQALSQNQIQLPPSQLPPNSEVRSPYVLIGDGGFPLKPYLMKPFLRNNNLPMPHRVFNYRLTTGNNRNNYF